The following coding sequences are from one Thermodesulfobacteriota bacterium window:
- a CDS encoding efflux RND transporter periplasmic adaptor subunit yields MKKKVVLLCILSAVFLYACGGEDGGKGGKGGNAARQAPPPNVRVWTAAAEDVVQRVEAVGTIEPEEEVVVSAEVAARVTRIFRDEGERVKRGGPLAVLDEKKFSLGVAKTGADLRKAGAELDYAEKDLKRKEELAGEGMVTREAYDEALAARDAHSAEVESFEAALELAKRELRDSRVTSPLTGFISERYVSRGSYVKDGDELFSVIDIDPVKVSASIPERYLGEVRTGQQVRVRVESAPDGEFTGTIYFISPSLDEDTRTFKVKARIPNPYGLLKPGLFADVRIVTGMKAGIFLVPESGVITRGGKSVLFVVSDGAASRRELRVGKRHGGKVEVLDGIGEGEKVVVDGAHGLTDGAKVNVVD; encoded by the coding sequence ATGAAGAAAAAAGTCGTTCTTCTGTGCATTTTATCGGCTGTGTTCCTCTACGCCTGCGGCGGTGAGGATGGGGGTAAGGGGGGTAAGGGCGGCAATGCCGCCCGGCAGGCGCCGCCTCCGAACGTAAGGGTCTGGACCGCGGCCGCCGAGGACGTGGTGCAGAGGGTCGAGGCGGTCGGCACGATCGAGCCCGAGGAGGAAGTGGTCGTAAGCGCGGAGGTCGCGGCCAGGGTGACGCGCATCTTCAGAGACGAGGGGGAGCGGGTTAAGAGGGGAGGGCCGCTGGCCGTGCTCGATGAGAAAAAGTTCTCCCTCGGGGTGGCGAAGACCGGGGCCGACCTCCGGAAGGCCGGAGCCGAGCTCGACTACGCCGAGAAGGATCTAAAGAGAAAGGAAGAACTCGCAGGCGAGGGCATGGTAACGAGGGAGGCGTACGACGAGGCGTTGGCAGCGAGGGACGCCCATAGTGCCGAGGTGGAGAGTTTCGAGGCGGCGCTGGAACTTGCAAAGAGGGAACTCAGGGATTCGCGCGTTACCTCGCCTCTTACGGGCTTCATCTCGGAGAGGTACGTGTCGAGAGGGAGCTACGTAAAGGACGGGGACGAGCTCTTCAGCGTAATCGATATAGACCCGGTGAAGGTGTCGGCCTCCATACCCGAGAGGTATCTTGGCGAGGTGCGCACCGGCCAGCAGGTGAGGGTAAGGGTGGAGTCCGCCCCCGACGGAGAGTTCACCGGGACCATATACTTTATAAGCCCGTCCCTTGACGAAGACACGAGGACGTTCAAGGTAAAGGCCCGGATACCCAACCCGTACGGGCTCCTTAAGCCCGGCCTCTTCGCCGACGTCCGGATCGTAACCGGCATGAAGGCGGGCATATTCCTCGTCCCCGAGAGCGGGGTGATAACGAGGGGGGGCAAGTCCGTGCTCTTCGTCGTTTCTGACGGGGCGGCGAGCCGGCGGGAGCTTCGGGTCGGCAAGAGGCACGGGGGTAAGGTTGAAGTGCTGGACGGCATAGGCGAGGGGGAGAAGGTCGTCGTGGACGGCGCGCACGGCCTTACCGACGGGGCGAAGGTAAACGTCGTCGATTAA